A single genomic interval of Caldisalinibacter kiritimatiensis harbors:
- a CDS encoding branched-chain amino acid aminotransferase, with translation MGSVNIDWKNLRFEYIKTDYRYVSRYKDGSWDEGKLVEDNKLCISEASTALHYGQQCFEGLKAYHTKEGKIQLFRPDENAKRMNKSLKRLLMPEIPEEKFIDACMQVVKANEEYVPPYGSGATLYLRPFAIGVGDNVGVKPAPEYLFCVFCVPVGPYFKGGLKPVNFTVAEHDRAAPKGTGGVKVGGNYAASLLPHEIAVEKGYADCIYLDPSTHTKIEEVGAANFFGITKDDKFITPKSESILPSITKYSLMHVAKEYLGMEVEERDVYIDKLDEFKEAGACGTAAVITPIGGIEYNGDFHVFYSEEEVGPVTRKLYDTLTGIQFGDVEAPKGWIKEVK, from the coding sequence TTGGGTAGTGTAAACATTGATTGGAAAAATTTAAGGTTTGAATATATCAAAACAGATTATCGTTATGTTTCAAGATACAAAGACGGAAGCTGGGATGAAGGAAAACTTGTAGAAGATAATAAACTTTGTATAAGTGAAGCATCAACAGCTCTACATTATGGTCAGCAATGCTTTGAAGGATTAAAGGCTTATCATACAAAAGAAGGAAAAATTCAACTTTTCAGACCTGATGAAAATGCTAAACGTATGAATAAAAGTTTAAAAAGACTATTAATGCCTGAAATACCAGAGGAAAAATTTATTGATGCATGTATGCAGGTTGTTAAAGCAAATGAAGAATATGTACCACCTTATGGTTCAGGTGCAACACTTTATTTAAGACCCTTTGCAATAGGTGTTGGTGACAATGTTGGTGTTAAACCTGCTCCTGAATATCTATTCTGCGTATTTTGCGTTCCAGTAGGTCCTTATTTCAAAGGTGGATTAAAACCTGTAAACTTCACAGTAGCAGAGCATGATAGAGCTGCACCTAAAGGAACAGGTGGAGTAAAGGTTGGAGGTAACTATGCTGCAAGTCTTCTTCCCCATGAAATAGCAGTAGAAAAGGGCTATGCCGATTGTATCTACTTAGACCCAAGTACTCATACTAAAATTGAAGAAGTTGGAGCGGCTAACTTCTTTGGTATAACTAAAGATGATAAATTTATAACTCCAAAGTCAGAATCTATTCTTCCAAGTATCACTAAATATTCATTGATGCATGTGGCTAAGGAATACTTGGGAATGGAAGTAGAGGAAAGAGATGTTTATATTGATAAATTAGATGAATTTAAAGAAGCAGGAGCATGTGGAACAGCCGCAGTTATAACACCTATTGGTGGTATTGAATACAATGGTGACTTCCACGTATTCTATAGTGAAGAAGAGGTTGGACCTGTTACAAGAAAGCTTTATGATACTCTTACTGGAATTCAGTTTGGTGATGTAGAAGCTCCTAAAGGGTGGATTAAAGAAGTTAAATAA
- a CDS encoding GntR family transcriptional regulator has translation MGYKSSPLYRQIANKIREHINHGDYSYGEAIPSEIKLSKEYGVSRVTVRQAIDTLVNEGLLYKVQGSGTYVKEAKIEHNIYTVQGFTEEMRRLNKEPVNKVLEFKMEEPSDKIRQILKLQTGEMTFFVGRLRYVDNIPVVLEKTYLPVKLFPDLSYETMLSSKYEYIEKKKKLNIKESYQEIIPLLPDKETKKLLQLNKDIPILKMKLWSTLENDTVFEYTELYFNSDKYKFTLVAKR, from the coding sequence ATGGGATACAAATCATCCCCTTTATATAGACAAATTGCAAACAAGATTAGAGAACATATTAATCATGGTGATTATTCTTATGGAGAAGCTATTCCTTCAGAGATAAAATTATCCAAAGAGTATGGAGTGAGCAGAGTTACTGTAAGACAGGCTATTGATACCTTAGTTAATGAGGGACTGCTTTATAAGGTGCAAGGAAGTGGTACTTACGTTAAGGAAGCCAAAATTGAACACAATATATATACTGTACAAGGATTTACTGAAGAAATGAGAAGATTAAATAAAGAACCAGTTAATAAGGTATTAGAGTTTAAAATGGAGGAACCTAGTGATAAAATAAGACAAATATTAAAACTTCAAACTGGAGAGATGACATTTTTTGTTGGCAGATTAAGATATGTAGATAATATTCCTGTTGTTCTAGAAAAGACCTATCTTCCTGTTAAACTCTTTCCAGATTTATCATACGAAACAATGCTTTCATCAAAATATGAATATATAGAGAAAAAGAAGAAACTAAATATTAAAGAGAGCTACCAAGAAATAATTCCCCTTTTACCCGACAAAGAAACGAAAAAGCTATTACAATTAAACAAGGATATACCTATTTTGAAAATGAAGCTATGGTCAACCCTTGAAAATGATACTGTATTTGAGTATACAGAGCTTTATTTCAATAGCGATAAATATAAATTTACACTAGTAGCAAAAAGGTAA
- a CDS encoding ATP-dependent Clp protease ATP-binding subunit — MKKCSICKKNIAVIYTTKFENGKPEVVGLCIECAKKMGIPVVDQLLQQTGMNPEDIENLTEQVNEMFEDMDINEFDNNDMLMKLFNGSFPASDNVDDMNDTEEEVVSDKKDESYQKEKNKEEKEKSKHKKAKKKKKKHLDTYGVNLTAKAANNEVDRIIGRHREIDRVVQILNRRTKNNPVLIGEPGVGKTAIAEGLAVRIVEKQVPSKLFNTEIYLLDLTAIVAGTQFRGQFERRMKAILNEAKECGNVILVIDEVHNIAGAGEVQGGVMNAANILKPSLARGEIQIIGATTLEEYRKHIEKDSALERRFQPVLIEEPTIEDSIEILQGIKDYYEDYHKVKITDEAIEAAVRLSERYINDRYLPDKAIDVIDEAGSRVNLKNQGLVEIEALKEELKKIQEQEEEAAFNNEYEKAAEYKMEECRIKEKIENIEKECSEIEITEEDIAYVIEAWTKIPVQKITEEEAKKLLNLEERLHRRVIGQNKAIESLARTIRRNRSGFRKKKKPSSFIFVGPTGVGKTELAKTLAQELFGTEEAMIRIDMSEYMEKHTVSKLIGAPPGYVGYDQGGFLTEKVRRRPYSVILLDEIEKAHPEVFNLLLQILEDGRLTDSQGRTVYFENTVIIMTSNAGTNFKSTGMGFAKDNYYALEESVNDALKETFRPEFLNRIDDTIVFTKLTKEELRKIVDLMLKEVIEEAKEKDMTIEISDEVKEFILEKGYDEKYGARPLRRTIQRYIEDEIAEEYLRKRFKEGDHIKVTLEGEKVVLK; from the coding sequence ATGAAAAAATGTTCAATTTGTAAAAAGAATATAGCAGTTATATATACTACTAAATTTGAAAATGGAAAACCAGAAGTAGTTGGATTATGTATAGAGTGTGCTAAAAAAATGGGTATTCCTGTAGTAGATCAGCTTTTACAGCAGACAGGAATGAACCCAGAAGATATAGAGAACCTTACAGAGCAAGTTAATGAAATGTTTGAAGATATGGACATAAATGAATTTGATAACAATGACATGCTTATGAAATTATTTAACGGCTCTTTTCCAGCATCGGATAATGTAGATGATATGAACGATACTGAAGAAGAAGTAGTTTCTGATAAAAAGGATGAGTCATATCAAAAAGAAAAGAACAAAGAGGAAAAAGAAAAATCCAAACACAAAAAAGCTAAGAAAAAAAAGAAAAAACACTTAGACACATATGGAGTTAATTTAACAGCTAAGGCTGCAAATAACGAAGTAGATAGAATTATTGGTAGACATAGAGAGATAGATAGAGTAGTTCAAATTTTAAATAGAAGAACTAAAAATAATCCAGTATTGATTGGTGAACCAGGAGTAGGTAAAACCGCTATAGCAGAAGGGTTAGCTGTTAGGATTGTAGAAAAGCAAGTTCCTTCAAAGTTATTTAATACAGAGATATATCTTTTAGATTTAACTGCAATTGTAGCAGGAACTCAGTTTAGAGGACAATTTGAAAGACGTATGAAAGCTATACTAAATGAAGCTAAAGAATGTGGTAATGTAATACTTGTAATAGATGAAGTTCATAATATTGCAGGAGCAGGAGAAGTACAAGGCGGTGTTATGAATGCTGCTAATATACTGAAGCCATCTTTAGCTAGAGGCGAAATTCAGATTATAGGGGCTACAACCCTTGAAGAATATAGGAAACATATAGAAAAGGATTCTGCCCTTGAGAGAAGATTTCAGCCAGTATTGATTGAAGAACCTACTATAGAAGATAGTATAGAAATATTACAGGGTATAAAGGATTATTATGAGGATTATCATAAAGTGAAAATAACTGATGAAGCTATTGAAGCAGCGGTCAGATTGTCAGAGAGATATATTAACGATAGATATTTACCAGATAAAGCAATAGACGTAATAGACGAAGCTGGTTCTAGAGTTAATTTAAAAAATCAAGGTTTAGTGGAAATAGAAGCTTTAAAGGAAGAACTTAAAAAGATACAAGAGCAAGAAGAAGAAGCAGCTTTTAATAATGAGTATGAAAAAGCAGCTGAATATAAAATGGAAGAATGTAGGATTAAAGAAAAAATCGAAAATATAGAAAAAGAATGTAGTGAAATAGAGATTACAGAAGAGGATATTGCATATGTAATAGAGGCATGGACTAAAATACCAGTACAAAAGATTACAGAGGAAGAAGCCAAGAAGTTATTAAACTTAGAAGAGAGATTGCATAGACGTGTAATTGGACAAAACAAAGCTATTGAAAGTTTAGCTAGAACCATAAGAAGGAATCGCTCTGGATTCAGAAAGAAAAAGAAACCATCATCCTTTATTTTTGTAGGGCCTACTGGAGTAGGAAAGACTGAGTTGGCTAAAACATTGGCTCAAGAGCTATTTGGAACAGAAGAAGCGATGATTCGCATAGATATGTCGGAATATATGGAGAAACACACTGTATCAAAGTTAATAGGAGCTCCTCCAGGATACGTGGGATATGATCAAGGTGGTTTCTTAACTGAAAAGGTAAGAAGAAGACCTTATTCTGTAATACTTTTAGATGAGATTGAAAAAGCACATCCAGAAGTATTTAATTTATTACTTCAAATACTAGAAGATGGAAGATTAACTGACAGTCAAGGAAGAACTGTATATTTTGAAAACACAGTTATAATTATGACTTCAAATGCTGGAACTAACTTCAAGTCAACTGGAATGGGATTTGCAAAGGATAATTATTATGCTTTAGAAGAGAGTGTAAATGATGCACTTAAAGAAACCTTTAGACCTGAGTTTTTAAATAGAATAGATGATACTATAGTGTTTACTAAATTAACTAAAGAAGAACTTAGAAAAATAGTAGACCTTATGCTTAAAGAAGTAATTGAAGAGGCCAAGGAAAAAGATATGACTATAGAAATATCAGACGAAGTTAAAGAATTTATACTAGAAAAAGGATATGATGAAAAATATGGAGCAAGACCTTTAAGAAGAACTATTCAAAGATATATAGAAGATGAAATAGCTGAAGAGTATTTAAGAAAAAGAT
- the treC gene encoding alpha,alpha-phosphotrehalase: MKDFKKSVVYQIYPKSFNDSNNDGFGDLKGVTEKLDYLKTLGVDYIWLTPFYVSPQNDNGYDVADYYNIDPRFGTMEDFEELTSEADKRGIGIMLDMVFNHTSTEHEWFKKALNGDEKYKSFYIFKNPKDGKEPTNWASKFGGSAWEYVEEFNQYYLHLFDVTQADLNWENEEVRKEIYKIANFWIEKGVKGFRLDVINLISKPDEFEDDYKGDGRRFYTDGPRIHKYLKELNRETFGKHDDIITVGEMSSTNIENCIKYSNPDEKELSMVFNFHHLKVDYKNGDKWTLMDFDFKKLKEIFNDWQVGMQEGNGWSAVFWCNHDQPRIVSRFGDDKKYHNESAKLLGTTIHMLRGTPYIYQGEEIGMTNPYFDTIDLYKDVESINYYNILKEQGRDEKEIMEILQAKSRDNSRTPMQWDSSENAGFTEGTPWLSVGKNYEDINVEKALQDKDSVFYHYKKLIELRKEYDVIAYGDFKMILKDHDDIFAYVREYNNEKLLVINNFYEKETTFKLPEDINVEGYQSKILISNYNDSPEEFKEIKLRPYESIVYYLEK; this comes from the coding sequence ATGAAGGATTTCAAAAAAAGTGTAGTTTATCAGATATATCCTAAGTCGTTTAATGATTCAAATAATGATGGATTTGGTGATTTAAAGGGAGTAACTGAAAAATTAGATTATTTAAAGACTTTAGGTGTAGACTATATATGGTTAACACCTTTTTATGTTTCACCTCAAAATGACAATGGCTATGATGTTGCTGATTATTATAATATTGACCCACGTTTTGGTACTATGGAAGACTTTGAAGAATTAACATCAGAAGCTGATAAACGTGGTATTGGTATAATGTTAGATATGGTATTTAACCATACATCTACAGAACATGAGTGGTTTAAGAAAGCTTTAAATGGAGACGAAAAATATAAGAGCTTCTATATTTTTAAGAATCCTAAGGATGGAAAAGAGCCAACTAACTGGGCATCTAAATTTGGAGGTTCAGCGTGGGAATATGTAGAAGAATTTAATCAGTACTATTTACATTTATTTGATGTAACTCAAGCAGACTTAAATTGGGAAAATGAAGAGGTTAGAAAAGAAATCTATAAGATTGCAAACTTCTGGATTGAAAAAGGAGTAAAAGGATTTAGACTTGACGTTATAAACTTAATTTCAAAGCCTGATGAATTTGAAGATGACTATAAAGGGGATGGACGTCGTTTTTATACAGATGGACCTCGCATTCATAAGTATTTGAAGGAATTAAATAGAGAAACCTTTGGTAAACATGACGATATAATTACAGTTGGCGAAATGTCATCTACGAATATAGAAAACTGTATTAAATATTCAAATCCAGATGAAAAAGAGTTATCAATGGTATTTAACTTCCATCACTTAAAAGTTGATTATAAAAATGGTGACAAGTGGACATTAATGGATTTTGATTTTAAGAAATTAAAAGAGATATTTAATGATTGGCAAGTTGGAATGCAAGAAGGAAACGGCTGGAGTGCAGTGTTCTGGTGTAATCACGACCAACCACGTATAGTATCACGCTTTGGTGATGATAAGAAATATCATAATGAGTCAGCCAAATTGCTAGGAACTACAATTCACATGTTAAGGGGAACACCTTATATTTATCAAGGTGAAGAAATTGGTATGACTAATCCATATTTTGATACAATAGACTTATATAAAGATGTTGAGTCAATTAACTATTACAATATATTAAAAGAACAAGGTAGAGATGAAAAAGAAATAATGGAAATATTACAGGCAAAGTCCCGTGATAATTCACGTACTCCAATGCAGTGGGATAGTAGTGAAAATGCTGGTTTTACAGAAGGAACACCATGGTTATCAGTAGGTAAAAACTATGAAGATATTAATGTAGAGAAAGCACTACAGGATAAGGATTCAGTTTTTTATCACTATAAAAAGCTAATTGAGCTTAGAAAAGAATATGACGTTATAGCTTATGGAGATTTCAAAATGATACTTAAAGACCATGATGATATATTTGCATATGTAAGGGAATATAATAATGAAAAATTATTAGTTATCAATAACTTCTATGAAAAGGAAACTACTTTCAAATTACCTGAAGATATAAACGTTGAAGGATACCAAAGTAAGATATTAATTTCAAATTATAACGATTCGCCAGAGGAATTTAAAGAGATTAAATTAAGACCATACGAGTCTATTGTGTATTACCTTGAAAAATAA
- a CDS encoding 6-phospho-alpha-glucosidase: MKKQRLVIVGAGSTYTIGMIMSLIAEKENFPLKSITFYDIDKERQERVAKATEVILKEKYPELEEFKYTTDKKEAFENVDFAFIQIRTGGLSMREKDEKIPLSYGVVGQETCGPGGMAYGMRSIPDMIELIKDIRKYSKDAWILNYTNPAAIVAEALRRVFPNDKKILNICDMPAAIMVSYAKILGKEIWDLVPEYFGLNHFGWFTKIYDKEGNDLTDKLKNHILNKGFVPEDAEIANDKSWIKTFKQVETMIKDFPEYLPNTYLQYYLYPQKMVEKEDPNYTRANQVMDGREKRVINLCNTIIKDQSIENVHLEADIHGRYMVRVAASLAYHNCDIFIVIVENNGIISNLPDDAMVEVPAMITSHGPKPFAVGKIPTFYKGLIEGQLAYEKLVVDAFFANDYDKMLQALTLNRTVVNAPVARKILDDLIEANKDYWPELK, translated from the coding sequence ATGAAAAAACAAAGACTTGTAATTGTTGGTGCAGGAAGTACATATACAATTGGTATGATAATGAGTTTAATTGCAGAAAAAGAAAACTTCCCTTTAAAAAGTATAACTTTTTATGATATTGACAAAGAAAGACAAGAAAGAGTGGCTAAGGCGACAGAAGTTATACTTAAAGAAAAATATCCTGAGTTAGAAGAATTCAAATACACTACCGATAAAAAGGAAGCCTTTGAAAACGTTGACTTTGCATTCATTCAAATTAGAACAGGCGGACTTTCAATGAGGGAAAAAGATGAAAAAATACCTCTAAGTTATGGCGTTGTAGGTCAAGAAACTTGTGGACCAGGTGGAATGGCCTATGGAATGAGATCTATTCCAGATATGATAGAACTTATTAAAGATATTAGAAAATATTCAAAAGATGCATGGATACTAAATTATACTAATCCTGCTGCAATTGTAGCAGAAGCTTTAAGAAGAGTATTTCCTAATGATAAGAAGATATTAAATATATGCGATATGCCAGCTGCTATAATGGTAAGCTATGCAAAAATTTTAGGAAAAGAAATTTGGGATTTAGTACCAGAGTATTTCGGTTTAAACCACTTTGGATGGTTTACTAAAATATATGATAAAGAGGGAAATGACTTAACTGATAAGCTAAAAAATCATATTTTAAACAAAGGTTTTGTTCCTGAAGATGCAGAAATTGCAAACGATAAGTCTTGGATTAAAACCTTTAAACAAGTTGAGACTATGATAAAAGATTTCCCTGAATATTTACCTAATACTTATTTACAATATTATCTATATCCACAAAAAATGGTAGAAAAAGAAGACCCTAACTACACAAGGGCAAATCAAGTAATGGATGGAAGAGAAAAGAGAGTAATAAACTTATGTAATACTATAATAAAAGACCAAAGCATAGAAAATGTTCACCTAGAAGCTGACATTCACGGCAGATATATGGTTAGAGTTGCAGCTTCACTTGCATACCATAACTGCGATATATTTATCGTTATAGTTGAAAACAATGGTATTATTTCTAATTTACCTGACGATGCAATGGTTGAGGTTCCAGCAATGATAACTTCACATGGCCCAAAGCCTTTTGCAGTAGGTAAAATCCCTACTTTCTATAAAGGACTAATTGAAGGCCAATTGGCATATGAAAAGCTTGTAGTAGATGCTTTCTTTGCTAATGACTATGATAAAATGTTACAGGCCTTAACTTTAAATAGAACAGTAGTAAACGCACCTGTTGCTAGAAAAATTCTTGACGACCTAATTGAAGCTAACAAAGATTATTGGCCAGAATTAAAGTAG
- the deoD gene encoding purine-nucleoside phosphorylase, producing the protein MSKHLHIMANDGDIAETVLLPGDPLRAKFIAENYLEDAKCYNTVRGMYGYTGTYKGKKVSVQGTGMGMPSISIYVNELIKFYGAKNLIRIGSCGAINKDVKIRDIIIAMSASTTSGVNKRRFSGLDYAPTANFSLLKKAYDIAIEKGIEPKVGNVLTTDLFYDDEATDLKLCADYGILAVEMETAELYTTAAKHGVNALSIVTVSDHIITGEVTTPQERQETFTDMMEVALELA; encoded by the coding sequence ATGTCAAAGCATTTACATATAATGGCTAATGATGGGGATATAGCAGAAACGGTTTTACTTCCTGGAGACCCATTAAGAGCAAAATTCATAGCGGAAAACTATTTAGAGGATGCAAAATGCTATAATACAGTAAGAGGAATGTACGGATATACAGGAACATATAAAGGTAAAAAGGTTTCTGTACAAGGAACAGGTATGGGTATGCCATCAATATCTATTTATGTAAATGAATTAATTAAGTTCTATGGTGCTAAAAACTTAATAAGAATAGGTAGCTGTGGGGCTATAAACAAAGACGTTAAGATTAGAGACATTATAATTGCAATGAGTGCTTCAACTACTTCAGGAGTAAATAAAAGAAGATTTTCAGGATTAGACTATGCTCCAACAGCAAACTTCAGTTTACTTAAAAAAGCCTATGATATAGCAATAGAAAAAGGTATAGAGCCTAAAGTAGGTAATGTTTTAACAACAGATTTATTCTATGATGACGAAGCTACAGATTTAAAATTATGTGCAGATTATGGAATATTAGCAGTTGAGATGGAAACAGCTGAATTATATACTACTGCAGCAAAACATGGAGTAAATGCCCTTTCAATAGTGACAGTATCGGACCATATTATTACTGGAGAAGTAACTACACCACAGGAAAGACAGGAAACATTTACAGATATGATGGAAGTTGCATTAGAATTAGCATAA
- the treR gene encoding trehalose operon repressor, with translation MAKKYLNIYSEIANKIENGEFKPNMKLSSENELMKEYGVSRDTVRKALNLLEQYGYIQKIRGKGSYVLDVNKFDFPVSGLISFKELSKKIGMKTNTILEVLELIKPDEYLMKQLKISENNQIWKVVRTREIGDKRIILDKDYFNKKYIPSLTKEICEDSIFNYIENELGLKISFARKEITVQQATKEDKKYLDLENYNMVVVVKNYTYLDDASLFQYGESRHRPDRFKFVDFARRRTLYPNG, from the coding sequence ATGGCTAAAAAGTATTTAAATATTTATAGTGAAATTGCAAATAAAATAGAGAATGGTGAATTTAAGCCTAATATGAAACTTTCTTCTGAAAATGAGTTGATGAAAGAGTATGGAGTATCAAGGGATACAGTAAGAAAGGCATTAAATTTATTAGAGCAGTATGGTTATATTCAAAAGATAAGAGGTAAAGGCTCTTATGTATTAGATGTTAACAAATTTGATTTCCCTGTATCTGGACTAATAAGCTTTAAGGAATTGTCAAAAAAAATTGGAATGAAAACTAATACCATATTAGAAGTATTAGAGTTAATTAAACCTGATGAATATTTAATGAAACAACTGAAGATATCTGAAAATAATCAGATTTGGAAGGTTGTAAGAACTAGGGAAATAGGAGATAAAAGAATAATTTTAGATAAGGATTATTTCAATAAAAAATATATCCCTTCATTAACTAAAGAGATTTGTGAGGATTCTATATTCAATTATATTGAAAATGAACTAGGGCTTAAGATAAGCTTTGCTAGAAAAGAAATTACAGTACAACAGGCTACGAAGGAAGATAAGAAGTATTTGGATTTAGAAAATTATAATATGGTTGTAGTAGTTAAAAACTATACTTATTTAGATGATGCTAGTCTTTTTCAGTATGGAGAGTCAAGACATAGACCAGATAGGTTTAAATTTGTAGATTTTGCAAGAAGAAGAACACTCTATCCTAATGGATAG
- a CDS encoding alpha-glucoside-specific PTS transporter subunit IIBC, whose amino-acid sequence MKDKIQRFGGAMFFPALLLPFAGMLLGLTVVLLNQSLFPFAVEGAAYTKIVNIFLQTSLVIFKNLPTIFVLGIPITLAKKESGRACLASFITYYTFNYFIGGVLEHFGSYFGVEAYEAGALGLTEIGGVLTLDTNLIGSILCASLAVWIHNKYYDKEVPNMLQIFRGTPLVIIILFPITIIAAIITVFVWPTIQNGIYSMQAFMVNSGVLGVWSFTFLERLLIPTGLHHFIYGPVFYGPVAIDGGTINYWIQHLPEFVSSTEKLSTLFPQGGLMLTGMGKVFGTTGAGIAIYLTAKPENKKKVLGLLIPAVLTAILTGITEPIEFTFLFVAPLLFALHAVLSATMASIAFAFGLSGNFQTGLIDFIFQNWLPLGANHFGTYLMQVILGLLFTGIYVVLFRALILKFNYATPGRGKNEIKLTTKKDYKESKGSIDKELAKQYLAALGGSSNIDSITNCATRLRVKVKDTSVVASNNEFQEIGASGVVRAGNNLQVIIGLRVPQVRGEIESLLNSEKQSVN is encoded by the coding sequence ATGAAGGATAAAATTCAAAGATTTGGTGGAGCAATGTTTTTCCCAGCATTACTTTTACCGTTTGCTGGTATGTTGTTAGGTCTTACTGTTGTATTACTTAATCAATCACTATTCCCGTTTGCAGTTGAAGGAGCAGCTTATACTAAAATTGTTAATATCTTTTTGCAAACATCTCTTGTTATATTTAAAAATCTACCAACTATCTTCGTATTAGGAATACCTATTACTCTTGCTAAAAAAGAGTCCGGTAGAGCTTGTTTAGCTAGTTTTATTACATATTATACCTTTAATTATTTTATAGGTGGTGTTTTAGAGCATTTCGGAAGCTATTTCGGTGTAGAAGCATATGAAGCTGGTGCTCTTGGTCTTACTGAAATCGGAGGAGTTTTAACCCTTGATACAAACCTTATAGGTTCAATTTTATGTGCCTCTTTAGCTGTATGGATTCATAACAAATATTACGACAAAGAAGTTCCTAATATGCTTCAAATATTTAGAGGAACTCCATTGGTTATTATAATATTATTCCCTATAACAATTATAGCTGCTATTATAACAGTTTTTGTTTGGCCTACTATTCAAAATGGAATATATAGTATGCAAGCTTTTATGGTGAATTCAGGTGTTTTAGGTGTATGGTCCTTTACATTTTTAGAAAGATTACTTATTCCTACTGGATTACATCACTTTATATATGGACCTGTATTCTATGGACCTGTTGCTATAGACGGTGGAACTATAAATTACTGGATACAACACTTACCTGAGTTTGTATCGTCAACTGAAAAACTATCTACATTATTCCCTCAAGGTGGATTAATGTTAACAGGTATGGGAAAAGTTTTTGGAACTACAGGTGCTGGAATAGCAATTTACCTAACCGCTAAACCAGAAAATAAGAAAAAGGTACTAGGATTATTAATTCCTGCTGTTTTAACTGCTATTTTAACTGGTATTACAGAACCAATTGAATTTACATTCTTATTTGTTGCACCATTATTATTTGCACTACACGCTGTATTATCAGCTACTATGGCTTCTATAGCCTTTGCATTTGGACTTTCAGGTAACTTCCAAACTGGTCTTATAGATTTTATTTTCCAAAATTGGTTACCATTAGGTGCTAATCATTTTGGAACATACTTAATGCAAGTTATCTTAGGTTTATTATTTACTGGAATTTACGTAGTATTATTTAGGGCATTAATTTTAAAATTCAACTATGCAACTCCTGGTAGAGGAAAAAATGAAATAAAACTTACTACTAAGAAAGATTATAAAGAAAGCAAAGGCTCTATAGATAAGGAATTAGCAAAACAATACCTAGCTGCTTTAGGCGGAAGCTCAAATATCGATAGTATAACTAACTGTGCCACTAGATTAAGAGTTAAAGTAAAAGATACTTCTGTTGTTGCTAGTAATAACGAATTTCAGGAAATAGGTGCTTCAGGAGTAGTAAGAGCAGGTAATAATCTACAGGTTATAATTGGACTACGTGTTCCTCAAGTTAGAGGAGAAATTGAAAGCCTATTAAATAGTGAGAAGCAGTCTGTTAACTAG